A window of Metabacillus sp. B2-18 contains these coding sequences:
- a CDS encoding exodeoxyribonuclease VII small subunit: MSDEKQTKNEEVSFETAMQQLEEIVGKLEEGDVPLEKAIEYFQKGMELSKLCHDKLQHVEKQMDFILREDGELKPFELQEEEKS, from the coding sequence ATGAGTGATGAAAAGCAAACTAAAAATGAAGAAGTTTCATTTGAAACTGCAATGCAACAGTTAGAAGAAATTGTTGGTAAGCTTGAAGAGGGTGATGTTCCTTTAGAAAAAGCAATTGAATATTTTCAAAAAGGAATGGAACTTTCAAAGTTATGTCATGATAAGCTTCAGCATGTTGAAAAACAAATGGACTTTATTTTACGTGAAGATGGAGAGCTAAAGCCATTTGAGCTTCAGGAGGAAGAAAAATCGTGA
- the xseA gene encoding exodeoxyribonuclease VII large subunit, with protein sequence MNEPKYVTVTALTKYIKRKFDVDPHLSDIWIKGEISNFNLHSRGHMYFTLKDEKARIQAVMFAGANKSLKFRPENGMKVLMRGEISVYEQSGGYQVYVKEMQPDGIGSLYLAYEELKKKLQKEGLFDEIHKKAIPKYPNQVGVITSPTGAAIRDILTTINRRYPLAKVILIPALVQGVQAGASVAKAIKTANKLGTLDVLIVGRGGGSIEELWAFNEEIVAREIFASNVPIISAVGHETDFTIADFVADLRAPTPTGAAEQAVPHASDLIDRVLDRKNRVKRALQEKVNSQKEKLNHYRNSYAFRYPKQLYLQKEQQLDTIMDRLSKEGQRTIKRKRDNYMYLQNRLTQVHPKDQIKRSNLEHEALLKKLNREMSTLITHKQSQFQGTLAKLNALSPLKIMDRGYSLVYQDDKLIKSVDDIKTGQKLKVQLKDGQIDCQVQGIEERTIHE encoded by the coding sequence ATCTCAAACTTTAATTTACATAGCCGTGGTCATATGTATTTTACTCTAAAAGATGAAAAAGCACGAATTCAAGCAGTTATGTTTGCTGGGGCAAATAAATCATTAAAGTTTCGACCAGAGAATGGTATGAAGGTATTAATGCGTGGGGAAATTTCTGTTTATGAACAAAGTGGTGGCTATCAAGTTTATGTAAAGGAAATGCAGCCAGACGGAATCGGTAGCTTATACCTAGCATACGAGGAGTTAAAGAAGAAGCTTCAAAAAGAAGGACTTTTTGATGAAATACATAAAAAAGCCATACCAAAATACCCGAATCAAGTTGGAGTCATAACTTCACCAACTGGAGCGGCCATACGTGATATATTAACAACAATAAACAGGCGTTACCCTCTAGCTAAAGTAATCCTCATTCCAGCCCTTGTTCAAGGTGTACAAGCCGGTGCTTCGGTTGCAAAAGCCATTAAAACTGCCAATAAACTAGGAACATTGGACGTTTTAATCGTTGGACGAGGTGGTGGTTCTATAGAGGAGCTTTGGGCCTTTAATGAAGAAATTGTGGCAAGAGAGATTTTTGCTTCAAATGTGCCAATTATCTCTGCTGTGGGTCATGAAACAGACTTTACAATTGCTGACTTTGTTGCAGATTTACGAGCCCCAACCCCGACAGGTGCAGCAGAGCAAGCTGTTCCGCACGCCAGTGATTTGATTGATCGTGTGTTAGACCGGAAAAATAGGGTCAAACGAGCTTTACAAGAGAAGGTAAATTCTCAGAAAGAAAAGCTGAATCATTACCGAAATTCTTATGCATTTCGTTATCCAAAGCAGCTTTATCTACAAAAAGAACAGCAACTAGACACAATTATGGACCGATTATCTAAAGAAGGTCAACGAACAATAAAACGCAAAAGGGATAACTATATGTATTTGCAAAACCGTTTGACTCAAGTGCATCCAAAAGATCAAATTAAAAGATCAAATCTAGAGCATGAAGCTTTACTTAAAAAGCTAAACAGGGAAATGAGTACATTGATAACACATAAACAGTCGCAATTTCAAGGAACACTTGCTAAACTAAATGCATTAAGTCCTTTAAAGATTATGGATCGTGGATATAGTCTTGTTTATCAAGATGACAAGCTCATAAAAAGCGTAGATGATATAAAAACAGGGCAAAAACTGAAAGTACAATTAAAAGATGGTCAGATTGATTGTCAAGTTCAGGGGATAGAGGAGCGAACAATACATGAGTGA